A genomic region of Friedmanniella luteola contains the following coding sequences:
- a CDS encoding glycoside hydrolase family 13 protein, with product MSSPHETRVLPTGRVLRREPGWWRSAVVYQIYPRSFADSNGDGIGDIPGITAKVDHLAALGVDVVWLSPVYASPQDDNGYDISDYEDIDPTFGSLADLDALIDALHARGIKLVMDLVVNHTSDEHAWFQESRDPASPKRDWYWWRPARAGAEPGTAGAEPTNWASFFSGSAWQHDERSGEYYLHLFSPKQPDLNWENPEVRQAVYAMMNRWVDRGVDGFRMDVINLISKRPELRDGPTVPGRPFAWAFDQFSNGPRLEEFLQEMNAAVGLDERHLLTVGEMPGSTIDLARRVTDPANGELNMVFTFEHVGLDAQPGGTKWDIAPLRLPVLKQNLAAWQDGLAGVGWNSLYWDNHDQPRAVSRFGDDSPEHRVNSAKTLASVQHLHQGTPYVYQGEELGMTNTQFADISAYRDIETLNYHAEAMSQGLDPETVMHALSVRSRDNARTPVQWDDTSHAGFTEGIPWLPVNPNYVFVNAAAAVADQDSTFHHVRRLIELRHELPVVVEGRFALLLPEHEQIWAFTRTLGQQVLLVVANCSSTPATVPAGSLPDVTGARLLLSTHPGAASPELAPWESRLHLIG from the coding sequence GTGAGCAGCCCCCACGAGACGCGCGTCCTGCCCACCGGTCGGGTCCTCCGGCGAGAACCCGGCTGGTGGCGGTCGGCGGTGGTCTACCAGATCTACCCGCGCTCCTTCGCCGACAGCAACGGTGACGGCATCGGGGACATCCCGGGCATCACCGCGAAGGTCGACCACCTGGCCGCCCTGGGGGTCGACGTCGTCTGGCTGTCCCCGGTCTACGCCTCGCCGCAGGACGACAACGGCTATGACATCAGCGACTACGAGGACATCGACCCCACGTTCGGCTCGCTGGCCGACCTCGACGCCCTGATCGACGCCCTGCACGCGCGAGGGATCAAGCTGGTCATGGACCTGGTGGTCAACCACACCTCCGACGAGCACGCGTGGTTCCAGGAGTCCCGGGACCCGGCGTCGCCGAAGCGGGACTGGTACTGGTGGCGCCCGGCGCGGGCGGGCGCCGAGCCCGGCACCGCCGGCGCCGAGCCCACCAACTGGGCGTCCTTCTTCTCCGGCTCCGCCTGGCAGCACGACGAGCGGAGCGGGGAGTACTACCTGCACCTGTTCTCACCGAAGCAGCCCGACCTCAACTGGGAGAACCCGGAGGTCCGGCAGGCGGTCTACGCGATGATGAACCGCTGGGTGGACCGCGGCGTCGACGGCTTCCGGATGGACGTCATCAACCTGATCTCGAAGCGGCCGGAGCTGCGGGACGGTCCGACCGTGCCCGGCCGCCCCTTCGCCTGGGCCTTCGACCAGTTCAGCAACGGGCCGCGGTTGGAGGAGTTCCTGCAGGAGATGAACGCCGCCGTCGGGCTCGACGAGCGCCACCTGCTCACCGTGGGCGAGATGCCCGGCTCCACCATCGACCTCGCCCGCCGGGTGACGGACCCGGCGAACGGCGAGCTCAACATGGTGTTCACCTTCGAGCACGTCGGCCTCGACGCCCAGCCCGGCGGCACCAAGTGGGACATCGCGCCGCTCCGGCTGCCGGTGCTCAAGCAGAACCTCGCTGCCTGGCAGGACGGCCTGGCGGGGGTCGGCTGGAACTCGCTGTACTGGGACAACCACGACCAGCCGCGCGCGGTGTCGCGGTTCGGCGACGACAGCCCGGAGCACCGGGTGAACTCGGCCAAGACGCTGGCCTCGGTGCAGCACCTGCACCAGGGCACGCCGTACGTCTATCAGGGCGAGGAGCTGGGCATGACGAACACCCAGTTCGCCGACATCAGCGCCTACCGCGACATCGAGACCCTCAACTACCACGCCGAGGCGATGAGCCAGGGCCTGGACCCGGAGACGGTGATGCACGCGCTCAGCGTCCGCAGCCGCGACAACGCCCGGACGCCGGTGCAGTGGGACGACACCTCGCACGCGGGGTTCACCGAGGGCATCCCGTGGCTGCCGGTCAACCCGAACTACGTCTTCGTCAACGCCGCCGCGGCGGTGGCCGATCAGGACTCCACCTTCCACCACGTCCGCCGGCTCATCGAGCTGCGGCACGAGCTCCCCGTGGTGGTCGAGGGCCGGTTCGCCCTGCTGCTGCCCGAGCACGAGCAGATCTGGGCCTTCACCCGGACGCTGGGGCAGCAGGTGCTGCTGGTGGTGGCCAACTGCTCCTCGACGCCCGCCACGGTGCCGGCCGGCTCGCTGCCCGACGTCACCGGGGCCCGGCTGCTGCTGAGCACCCACCCGGGTGCGGCGTCGCCGGAGCTGGCGCCGTGGGAGTCCCGCCTCCACCTGATCGGCTGA
- a CDS encoding MBL fold metallo-hydrolase, whose product MSPLAVVAPYLRRVLAPNPGPMTLEGTNTWLVGDPAAGPVVVVDPGPDDARHRDRVLAAAGGRVAVVLLTHRHADHSAGAPALAAVAGCPVRAVDPAHRRGDGGLGALDDGDVVAAPGARLRVVTSPGHTADSCSLLLQGDDGVARLLTGDTVLGRGTTVIADPDGDLGAYLETLDRLVRLVEDADVVELLPGHGPRVPDPAERLAVYRRHREERLEQVRAALRAGARGVRQVVDAVYGDVDPAVRPAAEQSVRAQLRHLGAPVAEA is encoded by the coding sequence GTGAGCCCGCTGGCGGTGGTGGCCCCCTACCTGCGCCGGGTGCTCGCGCCGAACCCCGGACCGATGACGCTCGAGGGCACGAACACCTGGCTGGTGGGCGACCCAGCGGCCGGACCCGTCGTCGTCGTGGACCCCGGACCCGACGACGCCCGGCACCGGGACCGGGTGCTCGCGGCCGCGGGCGGGCGGGTCGCCGTCGTCCTGCTGACCCACCGGCACGCCGACCACAGCGCGGGGGCGCCGGCCCTGGCGGCCGTGGCCGGCTGCCCGGTCCGGGCGGTGGACCCGGCGCACCGGCGGGGCGACGGAGGTCTCGGCGCGCTCGACGACGGCGACGTCGTGGCCGCCCCGGGCGCCCGGCTGCGGGTGGTCACGAGCCCCGGCCACACCGCGGACTCGTGCTCGCTGCTGCTGCAGGGGGACGACGGGGTGGCGCGGTTGCTGACCGGCGACACGGTGCTCGGCCGCGGGACGACGGTCATCGCCGACCCCGACGGCGACCTTGGTGCCTACCTCGAGACCCTGGACCGGTTGGTCCGCCTCGTCGAGGACGCCGACGTCGTGGAGCTGCTGCCGGGGCACGGACCCCGGGTGCCGGACCCGGCGGAGCGGCTGGCCGTCTACCGCCGCCACCGGGAGGAACGGCTGGAGCAGGTCCGGGCAGCCCTGCGGGCTGGTGCCCGCGGCGTCCGCCAGGTCGTCGACGCGGTCTACGGCGACGTCGACCCGGCGGTCCGGCCGGCGGCGGAGCAGTCGGTCCGGGCGCAGCTGCGCCATCTGGGCGCGCCGGTCGCGGAGGCCTGA
- the nth gene encoding endonuclease III: MTPRRTPAGPPAGEPDAAAEPAPVDRSRTALVRRARLIGRTLAETYPDADIELDFRTPLELLVATILAAQSTDKRVNTVTPVLFARYPDAAAYAAADRAELEALITPTGFFRAKTDSLMKLGAALTERFDGEVPGRLADLVTLPGVGRKTANVVLGYAFGVPGITVDTHVGRLSRRFGWTRQTDPEKVEPEIGALFPRKDWVPLCQHVIWHGRRCCHARNPACGACPVARWCPAYGEGETDPVKAAKLIREPRG, from the coding sequence ATGACCCCGCGCCGGACCCCGGCCGGCCCCCCGGCCGGCGAGCCCGACGCGGCGGCCGAGCCCGCCCCAGTCGACCGCTCCCGGACCGCCCTGGTGCGCCGGGCCCGGCTGATCGGGCGCACGCTGGCCGAGACCTACCCCGACGCCGACATCGAGCTGGACTTCCGCACCCCGCTGGAGCTGCTCGTCGCGACCATCCTCGCCGCCCAGAGCACCGACAAGCGGGTCAACACCGTCACGCCGGTGCTGTTCGCGCGCTACCCGGACGCGGCCGCCTACGCCGCCGCCGACCGGGCCGAGCTGGAGGCGCTGATCACCCCGACAGGGTTCTTCCGGGCGAAGACGGACAGCCTGATGAAGCTGGGCGCGGCGCTGACCGAGCGCTTCGACGGCGAGGTGCCCGGCCGGCTGGCCGACCTCGTCACGCTGCCCGGCGTGGGCCGCAAGACGGCCAACGTCGTCCTGGGCTACGCCTTCGGGGTCCCGGGGATCACCGTCGACACCCACGTCGGCCGGCTGTCGCGCCGCTTCGGCTGGACCCGCCAGACCGACCCGGAGAAGGTCGAGCCGGAGATCGGCGCCCTCTTCCCGCGCAAGGACTGGGTCCCGCTCTGCCAGCACGTCATCTGGCACGGCCGCCGCTGCTGCCACGCCCGCAACCCCGCCTGCGGCGCGTGCCCCGTCGCCCGCTGGTGCCCCGCCTACGGGGAGGGCGAGACCGACCCGGTGAAGGCGGCCAAGCTCATCCGGGAACCGCGCGGATGA
- a CDS encoding S1C family serine protease, giving the protein MTSDDKSGPGTPFGEHPATGCTGPQYVTGQDGAVPLSPLTPVRPYGQPGPGPSSGYASPGQPLGYDAPGHDHPTQVFHDRPAPTAPLPGYAAADFPAPAGVAALAPAPAGGTALAGRPRRRLGALVVAASLAAVVGAGAGVGSFAYLTDGGAVGTASPISVTTVPASQTPVLDGTITAAADKIQPSVVTITVQAGQSGDIGSGVVLDDQGHILTNEHVVSAAAGTSGQTAPGQSGSGAGTITVTFHNGSTAKATVVGTSPTNDLAVIKVDGVDDLTPAVFAKSSSLQTGQAVVAAGAPLGLSESVTSGIVSNTARPVRSGDDDDAVYLAVQTDAAINPGNSGGPLVDLNGSVVGINSSIASTGSSSGSSSQSGNIGIGFAIPADVATRVAGELIQDGTSVNAALGVTVGGTDSAVSTATGVPLQSVTADGAAAQAGLQQGDVVTRLDDFATTTPDGLIAATRFYAPGTEVTVTYTRGNGDPQTAKVTLGEQ; this is encoded by the coding sequence ATGACGTCAGACGACAAGTCCGGACCGGGGACGCCCTTCGGCGAGCACCCCGCCACCGGCTGCACGGGACCCCAGTACGTGACCGGCCAGGACGGCGCGGTGCCGCTCAGCCCCCTGACCCCGGTGCGGCCGTACGGCCAGCCGGGCCCGGGACCGTCGTCGGGCTACGCCAGCCCGGGTCAGCCGCTGGGCTACGACGCCCCCGGCCACGACCACCCCACCCAGGTCTTCCACGACCGCCCGGCGCCGACCGCGCCGCTGCCTGGCTACGCCGCCGCCGACTTCCCGGCCCCGGCCGGGGTGGCCGCGCTGGCCCCGGCCCCCGCGGGCGGGACGGCGCTGGCCGGCCGGCCGCGGCGCCGCCTCGGCGCACTGGTGGTGGCGGCGTCGCTGGCGGCCGTGGTCGGTGCCGGTGCCGGCGTCGGCTCGTTCGCCTACCTGACCGACGGCGGGGCGGTGGGGACGGCCTCACCCATCTCGGTGACCACCGTGCCGGCCAGCCAGACGCCCGTCCTCGACGGCACCATCACCGCGGCGGCGGACAAGATCCAGCCGTCCGTGGTGACGATCACCGTGCAGGCCGGGCAGAGCGGCGACATCGGCAGCGGCGTGGTGCTCGACGACCAGGGCCACATCCTGACCAACGAGCACGTCGTCTCCGCGGCCGCCGGCACGTCCGGGCAGACGGCACCCGGGCAGAGCGGCAGCGGCGCGGGCACCATCACCGTCACCTTCCACAACGGTTCCACCGCGAAGGCGACGGTCGTCGGGACGTCGCCGACCAACGACCTCGCGGTCATCAAGGTCGACGGCGTCGACGACCTCACGCCGGCGGTCTTCGCCAAGTCGTCCTCCCTGCAGACGGGCCAGGCCGTCGTCGCGGCCGGCGCCCCCCTCGGCCTGTCGGAGTCGGTGACCAGCGGGATCGTCTCCAACACCGCCCGCCCCGTGCGCTCCGGCGACGACGACGACGCCGTCTACCTCGCGGTGCAGACCGACGCGGCCATCAACCCGGGCAACTCGGGCGGTCCGCTGGTCGACCTCAACGGCTCCGTGGTGGGGATCAACTCCTCGATCGCGAGCACCGGCTCCAGCTCCGGCTCGAGCAGCCAGTCCGGCAACATCGGCATCGGGTTCGCCATCCCCGCCGACGTCGCCACCCGGGTCGCCGGCGAGCTCATCCAGGACGGCACCTCGGTCAACGCGGCCCTGGGGGTGACGGTGGGGGGCACGGACTCCGCGGTCTCCACCGCCACCGGGGTCCCCCTGCAGTCGGTCACCGCCGACGGGGCCGCCGCCCAGGCGGGCCTGCAGCAGGGCGACGTCGTCACCCGGCTGGACGACTTCGCCACCACGACCCCGGACGGCCTGATCGCCGCCACCCGCTTCTACGCCCCGGGCACCGAGGTCACGGTCACCTACACCCGCGGCAACGGCGACCCGCAGACGGCCAAGGTGACCTTGGGCGAGCAGTAG
- a CDS encoding NUDIX hydrolase: MPTHALDVLRRLDRSVPPAVATRAEAGAGAAPVIARASASVVLLREVATGPAVALETYLLHRHARMPFAPSFVVFPGGGVDAVDVGEDPRLACALRETAEETGVWLPAAALRRWAHWVTPEVEPRRYDTVFYVAALPAGAEASDVSGETSHAEWRTPASALAAAARGELALMPPTASVLLELAELPDLAAVAAAARDRVVEPVLPGLRRDGDGWSFVYPTPTGGAS; encoded by the coding sequence GTGCCGACGCACGCGCTGGACGTCCTCCGCCGGCTCGACCGCTCGGTCCCGCCGGCGGTCGCGACCCGCGCGGAGGCCGGGGCCGGCGCGGCCCCGGTCATCGCCCGGGCCTCGGCCAGCGTCGTCCTGCTCCGCGAGGTGGCCACCGGCCCCGCCGTGGCGCTCGAGACGTACCTGCTGCACCGGCACGCGCGGATGCCGTTCGCGCCCTCGTTCGTGGTGTTCCCCGGTGGGGGCGTCGACGCGGTGGACGTCGGCGAGGACCCGCGGCTGGCCTGCGCGCTCCGCGAGACGGCGGAGGAGACCGGCGTCTGGCTGCCCGCCGCCGCGCTGCGCCGGTGGGCGCACTGGGTGACGCCGGAGGTCGAGCCCCGGCGCTACGACACCGTCTTCTACGTCGCCGCCCTGCCGGCGGGCGCGGAGGCCAGCGACGTCTCGGGGGAGACCAGCCACGCGGAGTGGCGCACGCCGGCGTCGGCCCTGGCGGCCGCGGCCCGCGGCGAGCTCGCCCTGATGCCGCCGACCGCGTCCGTGCTGCTGGAGCTGGCGGAGCTGCCCGACCTCGCGGCCGTGGCCGCAGCGGCCCGCGACCGCGTCGTCGAACCGGTGCTGCCCGGGCTCCGCCGGGACGGGGACGGCTGGTCCTTCGTCTACCCGACGCCGACGGGCGGAGCCTCGTGA
- a CDS encoding HD domain-containing protein — MPTDLTDPYAVTDLAPEAVEAELTERWDALLPASPELGAALRRRYAEPHRRYHDQAHLLQVLRVVDRLAGDEDVYVVRLAAWFHDAVYDVPERELTNEEASARLSVRELGRAGFEQEDLTQVARLVRLTETHAPGGRDPEGELLCDADLAILAAPPERYDAYVEAVRAEHASVPEEEFLAGRLAVLEPLADSEIFRSGKAQSLKAAARANLGRELWSLRDRLGLEQPEDEDPVRDSRR, encoded by the coding sequence ATGCCCACTGACCTGACCGACCCGTACGCCGTGACCGACCTCGCCCCGGAGGCGGTCGAGGCGGAGCTGACGGAGCGCTGGGACGCCCTGCTGCCGGCCTCGCCCGAGCTGGGAGCGGCCCTCCGCCGCCGCTACGCCGAGCCCCACCGGCGCTACCACGACCAGGCCCACCTGCTGCAGGTGCTGCGGGTCGTCGACCGGCTGGCCGGCGACGAGGACGTCTACGTCGTCCGGCTCGCGGCCTGGTTCCACGACGCCGTCTACGACGTCCCCGAGCGCGAGCTGACCAACGAGGAGGCCTCGGCCCGGCTGTCGGTCCGCGAGCTGGGCCGGGCGGGCTTCGAGCAGGAGGACCTGACGCAGGTCGCCCGGCTGGTGCGGCTGACCGAGACCCACGCCCCCGGCGGCCGCGACCCCGAGGGGGAGCTGCTGTGCGACGCGGACCTCGCCATCCTGGCCGCCCCGCCGGAGCGCTACGACGCCTACGTCGAGGCCGTCCGCGCCGAGCACGCGTCGGTGCCGGAGGAGGAGTTCCTGGCCGGCCGGCTGGCGGTGCTGGAGCCGCTGGCCGACAGCGAGATCTTCCGCAGCGGCAAGGCCCAGAGCCTCAAGGCGGCCGCCCGGGCGAACCTCGGCCGCGAGCTCTGGTCGCTCCGCGACAGGCTGGGCCTCGAGCAGCCGGAGGACGAGGACCCTGTGCGAGACTCCCGCAGGTGA
- a CDS encoding rhodanese-like domain-containing protein → MSTTLLLYYGLRPVPDPHAVALWQRELAARCRVWGSVVVAPHGMAADLGGPPDRLETYARATREHPAFADLDLRLVHGQGEPRPRLSVTVRDELVGFGAPHELRVERGGLVGAGERLGPHGLHELVATRGDEVVLLDGRHRHEAEVGRFAGARRPDADSARDVLARLDAGAYDGLRDRPVVTYCTSGIRAELLSALMRNRGFREVYRLDGGILAYGRTFADDGLWEGALYVLQERVRVTFSDHPAVLGSCETCGAPTYAHRDCVAPLCRGWALLCNACADFALCAAHRN, encoded by the coding sequence GTGAGCACGACGCTGCTGCTCTACTACGGGTTGCGACCCGTACCCGACCCGCACGCGGTCGCGCTGTGGCAGCGCGAGCTGGCGGCGCGGTGCCGGGTCTGGGGCTCCGTCGTGGTCGCCCCGCACGGGATGGCCGCCGACCTCGGCGGGCCACCCGACCGGCTGGAGACCTACGCCCGGGCCACCCGCGAGCACCCCGCCTTCGCCGACCTGGACCTGCGGCTGGTGCACGGGCAGGGTGAGCCCCGGCCGCGGCTCTCCGTCACGGTCCGCGACGAGCTGGTGGGCTTCGGTGCGCCGCACGAGCTCCGGGTCGAACGGGGCGGGCTGGTGGGTGCGGGGGAGCGGCTGGGGCCGCACGGGTTGCACGAGCTGGTCGCGACCCGCGGCGACGAGGTGGTCCTGCTGGACGGACGGCACCGGCACGAGGCGGAGGTGGGCCGGTTCGCCGGGGCGCGGCGGCCCGACGCCGACAGCGCCCGCGACGTGCTGGCCCGGCTGGACGCGGGCGCGTACGACGGCCTGCGCGACCGCCCGGTCGTCACCTACTGCACCAGCGGCATCCGGGCCGAGCTGCTCAGCGCGCTGATGCGCAACCGTGGCTTCCGCGAGGTGTACCGGCTGGACGGCGGGATCCTGGCCTACGGCCGGACCTTCGCCGACGACGGGCTCTGGGAGGGCGCGCTGTACGTGCTGCAGGAGCGGGTCCGGGTGACCTTCAGCGACCACCCCGCCGTGCTCGGCTCGTGCGAGACCTGTGGTGCGCCGACCTACGCGCACCGGGACTGCGTCGCCCCGCTGTGCCGGGGCTGGGCCCTGCTGTGCAACGCCTGCGCGGACTTCGCCCTCTGCGCCGCCCACCGCAACTAG
- a CDS encoding Crp/Fnr family transcriptional regulator, translating to MDPEVLKRAPLFAGLEDEAATALSAAMGTIRLTKGEVLFHEGDAEDRLYVVITGKIKLGRSGSAGRENLLAILGPGQMFGELSLFDPGPRSTTATAVTACEIRTLEHDELMGWLKGRPEVAQGLLGQLAARLRRANDVVADLVFSDVPGRVAKQLLELAKRFGDQREDGVHVHHDLTQEELAQLVGASRETVNKALADFAARGWIRLEPRSVTILDTERVERRAR from the coding sequence GTGGATCCGGAAGTCTTGAAGAGAGCACCGCTCTTCGCCGGTCTCGAGGACGAGGCGGCGACCGCGCTCTCTGCCGCCATGGGAACCATCCGCCTCACCAAGGGCGAGGTGCTGTTCCACGAAGGCGACGCCGAGGACCGGCTCTACGTGGTGATCACGGGCAAGATCAAGCTGGGCCGCAGCGGCTCCGCCGGCCGGGAGAACCTGCTGGCGATCCTCGGCCCGGGGCAGATGTTCGGCGAGCTGTCGCTCTTCGACCCGGGCCCGCGCTCGACGACGGCCACCGCGGTCACCGCCTGCGAGATCCGCACCCTCGAGCACGACGAGCTGATGGGCTGGCTCAAGGGCCGCCCGGAGGTGGCCCAGGGGCTCCTCGGCCAGCTGGCCGCCCGCCTCCGCCGGGCCAACGACGTCGTCGCCGACCTGGTGTTCTCCGACGTCCCCGGCCGCGTCGCCAAGCAGCTGCTGGAGCTGGCCAAGCGCTTCGGCGACCAGCGCGAGGACGGGGTGCACGTGCACCACGACCTCACCCAGGAGGAGCTCGCCCAGCTGGTCGGCGCCTCCCGCGAGACGGTGAACAAGGCCCTGGCCGACTTCGCCGCCCGCGGCTGGATCCGCCTCGAGCCCCGCTCCGTCACCATCCTCGACACGGAGCGCGTCGAGCGCCGAGCGAGGTGA
- a CDS encoding TlpA family protein disulfide reductase — protein sequence MRPALAAALLALVLAAGCTSEPPVTRSSSAPSTSVPASAGPAPDSSNLAPEKAAAGIADCPASDPGVAAVEGGLPDAVLPCLGGGREVRLAGLRGRPMIINVWAQWCGPCREEAPFLADVATTNRSDVLVLGVDHADDAPARALEFARAASWRYPQIQDQDLVLRRDLQVVALPQTFFVRADGTIAFRNLQPFTSADQIRDLARQHLGVTP from the coding sequence ATGAGACCAGCCCTGGCGGCCGCCCTGCTCGCGCTGGTGCTGGCCGCCGGCTGCACCAGCGAGCCCCCGGTCACGCGGTCCTCGTCTGCGCCGTCCACCTCGGTCCCGGCCTCGGCCGGCCCGGCACCCGACTCCAGCAACCTCGCCCCGGAGAAGGCGGCGGCCGGCATCGCCGACTGCCCGGCGTCGGACCCCGGCGTGGCGGCGGTGGAGGGCGGCCTGCCCGACGCCGTGCTGCCCTGCCTGGGCGGTGGGCGCGAGGTCCGGCTGGCGGGCCTGCGCGGCCGGCCGATGATCATCAACGTCTGGGCGCAGTGGTGCGGCCCCTGCCGGGAGGAGGCGCCCTTCCTGGCCGACGTGGCCACGACGAACCGGTCCGACGTGCTGGTGCTGGGCGTCGACCACGCCGACGACGCCCCCGCCCGGGCCCTCGAGTTCGCGCGCGCCGCCTCCTGGCGCTACCCGCAGATCCAGGACCAGGACCTGGTGCTCCGCCGCGACCTCCAGGTGGTCGCGCTGCCGCAGACCTTCTTCGTGCGGGCCGACGGCACCATCGCCTTCCGCAACCTCCAGCCGTTCACCTCGGCCGACCAGATCCGCGACCTCGCCCGGCAGCACCTCGGGGTGACGCCGTGA
- a CDS encoding NUDIX hydrolase has translation MSTSADARPGWLRPLAAALASPDRVERVVALRPGVGGRAAAVLCLVAAGADGPEVLFVERAATLRTHAGQIAFPGGAADPGDVDLVDTALREAEEEVGVRRGDVDVLGLLPPAHVAVSGFDVTAVVGWWRDRTRVGAVDAREVASVPVVPVSVLTDPARRASVRHPSGYTGPAFEVEGHLIWGLTAHLLDGVLDLAGWQRPWDRSRQVAIPARYLTSRPVPDRPEPGGPDAH, from the coding sequence GTGAGCACCTCCGCCGACGCCCGCCCCGGCTGGCTGCGGCCGCTCGCCGCGGCGCTGGCCAGCCCGGACCGGGTCGAGCGGGTCGTCGCCCTGCGGCCCGGGGTCGGCGGTCGCGCGGCCGCCGTGCTGTGCCTCGTGGCGGCGGGTGCCGACGGGCCGGAGGTGCTGTTCGTGGAGCGCGCCGCCACCCTCCGCACGCACGCCGGTCAGATCGCCTTCCCCGGCGGTGCCGCGGACCCCGGCGACGTCGACCTCGTCGACACCGCCCTGCGCGAGGCGGAGGAGGAGGTCGGCGTCCGCCGCGGCGACGTCGACGTCCTCGGGCTGCTGCCACCGGCCCACGTCGCCGTGAGCGGCTTCGACGTGACCGCGGTCGTCGGCTGGTGGCGGGACCGGACGCGGGTGGGCGCCGTCGACGCCCGCGAGGTCGCCTCGGTCCCGGTGGTCCCGGTGTCCGTGCTCACCGACCCCGCCCGCCGCGCCTCCGTGCGGCACCCCTCCGGTTACACGGGTCCCGCCTTCGAGGTCGAGGGCCACCTGATCTGGGGGCTGACCGCCCACCTCCTCGACGGCGTCCTCGACCTCGCCGGCTGGCAGCGCCCCTGGGACCGCAGCCGTCAGGTCGCCATCCCGGCGCGCTACCTCACGTCCCGTCCCGTCCCTGACCGCCCCGAGCCCGGAGGCCCCGATGCCCACTGA